The Desmonostoc muscorum LEGE 12446 genome includes a region encoding these proteins:
- a CDS encoding saccharopine dehydrogenase family protein, whose protein sequence is MTDRILILGGRGRIGSSVARDLANHTQAQIIITGRSAETAKDINLSSGGQVEFLVLDLAEIDKLRGAIANSNLVIHCAGPFHYRDTNVLETCIAQGVNYIDVSDHRSYTSKALNYHQQAASAGVTAIINTGIFPGISNSIVRQGVEQFEQPEKIHLSYLVSGSGGAGITVMRTTFLGLQHPFEAWINGKWEIVKPYSEREVVEFPPPYKGSGVYWFDMPETFTLPKAFPSVKTVITKFGSVPDFYNHLTWIAAHVFPKRLMQRRYMIEFLSHVSHLMTDVTDSFSGIGVAVRSEVTGQKNGETAVYCSNLVHENTAGASGCGTGSIAQLLLEGKLNKPGVFPVEEALPTDLFEYTMQSRGIKIHHNWS, encoded by the coding sequence ATGACAGATAGAATTTTAATTCTTGGCGGACGTGGGCGCATTGGCAGCAGTGTTGCTCGTGATCTAGCTAACCACACGCAGGCACAAATTATAATTACTGGACGTTCTGCCGAGACTGCAAAGGACATTAATTTGTCTTCAGGGGGGCAAGTAGAGTTTTTAGTATTAGACCTAGCAGAAATTGATAAATTAAGAGGAGCGATCGCTAACTCTAATTTAGTGATCCACTGTGCAGGGCCATTTCACTACCGAGATACTAATGTTCTAGAAACTTGTATTGCTCAAGGCGTTAACTATATAGATGTCAGCGACCACCGTTCTTATACTAGTAAAGCTCTCAATTATCATCAACAAGCTGCTAGTGCTGGGGTGACAGCGATTATTAATACTGGCATTTTTCCTGGTATTTCTAACAGCATAGTACGTCAGGGCGTTGAACAATTCGAGCAACCAGAAAAGATCCATTTAAGTTATTTAGTTTCTGGTTCTGGTGGTGCTGGCATTACAGTAATGCGAACAACTTTTCTGGGATTGCAACATCCTTTTGAAGCTTGGATAAATGGAAAATGGGAGATAGTCAAGCCTTATAGTGAAAGAGAAGTAGTTGAGTTTCCACCTCCCTATAAAGGCAGTGGAGTTTACTGGTTTGATATGCCAGAAACCTTTACACTACCCAAAGCCTTTCCATCAGTGAAAACTGTAATTACTAAATTTGGCTCTGTACCCGATTTTTACAATCACCTCACTTGGATTGCAGCACATGTTTTTCCTAAGAGGTTAATGCAGCGTCGTTACATGATTGAATTTCTTTCTCATGTCAGCCATTTGATGACAGATGTCACCGATAGTTTTAGTGGCATTGGCGTAGCAGTTCGTTCAGAAGTTACAGGACAAAAAAATGGTGAAACAGCCGTTTATTGTTCAAATTTAGTGCATGAAAATACAGCAGGTGCTTCTGGTTGTGGTACTGGTAGTATTGCTCAGTTATTGCTAGAAGGTAAACTTAATAAACCAGGCGTTTTTCCTGTGGAAGAAGCACTACCAACAGATTTATTTGAATATACAATGCAAAGCCGAGGAATTAAAATTCATCACAATTGGTCATAG